GTCGCTCCGGACGGGGACCCGGGTGTCGCTGGAATCCGCACCGGACACAGTGGTGGACGGCGTGCGCAGCCTGACGATCGGCGAGCGTCCGTGGGAAGTGATCCGCGAGCTGGTGGACGACATCGTCACCGTCGACGACGAGCAGACCCTGAGGGCGATGGAACTTTTGTGGACGCGGGCCAAGACGGTGGTCGAGCCGGCGGGAGCCCTGGCGCTGGCGGCGGTGCTGGCGGGAAAGGTCCGCGGGGGCGATGTGGGGCTGGTCCTGTCCGGGGGCAACGTCGACCTGGACTGGTGGGCGGCGCACCGGGTGCGGTCCGCCTCCGGCCTCGAGGCGGAGTCGGGGGCTGTACCGGTGCCCCCCGCCGGAGGCGGGGGGCCCGGCGACAGCGGTTACAGCTGAAGTGACTTGGTCTCGAGGAACTCCTCGAGTCCGAACCGTCCGAGTTCGCGGCCGTGTCCGGACTGCTTGTAGCCGCCGAACGGCGCCAGGGGGTTGAAGCTGCCGCCGTTGATGTCCACCTGCCCGGCGCGGATCTGTCGGGCTACCCGCTTTGCGCGCTCGGGGTCCGATGACCAGACGGCCGCGGCCAGTCCGTAGATCGTGTCGTTGGCGATGCGGATGGCGTCCTGCTCGTCGTCGTAGGGCATGATCGAAAGCACCGGCCCGAAGATCTCCTCCTGCGCGATCGTCATGTCGCCACGCACGTTCGAGAACACCGTGGGACGGACGTAGTAGCCCTTCGCAAGCTCCTCCGGAGCATCGGCGCTGCCGGTGACCAGGGTCGCTCCCTCCTCGACTCCCTTGCGGATGAATTCCAGCACCCGGTCCCGCTGGGCCTCCGACACCAGGGGGCCGAGCTTGGCCTCGCCGCCGAGCGGGTCGCCGATGGTCATCTTCTCCGCGGCGGCCTTGGCGATCGTCGCGGCTTCGTCGTGGCGGTCGCGGGGGACGAGCATCCGCGTCAGCGCGGTGCAGGTCTGGCCCGAGTTCAGATAGGCGTTGGAGACCCCCGCTTTAACCGCCTTCTCGAGGTCGGCGTCGTCAAGGATCACGTTCGGCGACTTTCCGCCCAGTTCCAGTGCAACGCGCTTGACCGTCCCCGCCGCGACCTCCGACACGCGCTTGCCGGCGCGGGTCGAGCCGGTGAACGAGACCATGTCCACGTCGGGGTGTGCTGCGATGGCCTCGCCCACGACCGGACCCGTCCCGGTCACGAGGTTGAAGACACCCGCGGGCAGTCCGGCGTTGTCCAGTATGTCGGCGAGGATGAAGGCGTTCAGGGGGGCCACCTCGCTGGGCTTCACGACGACGGTGCATCCCGCGGCCAGCGCGGGCGCCACCTTCGCGACGATCTGGTGCAGTGGGTAATTCCACGGCGTAATGCAGCCGACCACTCCGACGGGCTCCCGGACGACCTGGGAGTTGGCAATCGTCTCCTCAAAGGGAAACTCGGTGACGATCTGGGCGATCGAGCCCGACACCATGATCGGCAGCCCCACCTGGATCATCGACGACAGGTGCAGGGGCATCCCGACCTCGGACGCGATGGTCGTGGCGATCTCGTCGAGCCTGGACGTCAGCCCCTCCTGGAGGGCCTGCAGGTACTTCGCCCGGTCCTCGACCGACGTCTGTGACCAGGACTCGAACGCAGCCTTGGCTGCCCCGACCGCCTTGTCGACGTCCTCATGCGTCCCCTCGGGGATCCGCCCCATCACCTCTTCGGTCGAGGCGTTGACAACGTCGATGGTTCCGGTGCCCGTGGACTCAACCCAGGCGCCGTCGATGTACAGCTTGTCGTGGACCTTCATGGATGACCTCCGGTGTGGTTGCCGATGCTCCAGCCTACGCTCAGTCCGGCCGGCGCATCCCGCCGCCCCAAGCAAGAGATACGCTCGCCCGGTGTCGGCCTCGGAGGAACGGACGGAACTGAGTGCCCTGATGCTCAACTGCACTCTCAAGCGCAGCCCGGACGAGTCCAACACCGAAGCCCTTATGTCCAAGGTGGCCGACTGGCTGCGGGGGCTGGACGTGGCCGTCGAAGTCTTGCGCGTCGTCGACTACCGGATTCCAGCCGGCGTGACCTCCGACGAAGGCGAGGGAGACGAGTGGCCGCTCATTCTCGACAAGATCAAGGCCGCGGACATCCTCGTCATCGGGACGCCCATCTGGTTCGGACACCGCTCCAGCGTCTGCCAGCTGGTGATGGAGCGGCTGGACGGAACCTACTCTGAGACCAACGACAGGGGTCAGTACCCCCTGTACAACAAGGTCGGCGGCGTCGTCGTCACCGGCAACGAGGACGGCGCGCACTCGGCGGCCGAGTCCACTCTGTTCAACCTGTCCCATCTCGGCTGCACGATTCCGCCCAACGCCGACACGTACTGGGTGGGGGAGGCCGGACCCGGTCCGTCCTACATCGAGGCGGGGCAGGATCTGGAGTACACCCAGCGCACCACCCGGTGGATGTCTCACAACCTTGTCCACCTGGCCCGGATGCTCAAGCGCTCGCCGATTCCCGCCGAGGGCAACACAAGAGACAAGGAGACCGAGCACGCCCCGCACAGGCGAACACGGCCAGAGGCTGAATGAACGCGCCCGAGGTCAGGTACGCCAAGGCGGGGGACATTTACATCGCGTACCAGGTGGTGGGCGAGGGTCCGATCGACCTGGTCTTCATGCCCAACTGGTTCAGCAACCTCGAGGTGTTCTGGCAGTCCCCTCGGATCGAGAACTGGTTCAGGAGGATGGCCGGCTTCTGCCGGCTGATCCTGTTCGATCAGAGGGGGACCGGATTGTCCGACCCTGTGGCCATCCAGGACCTCATCCTGCTCGAGGAGAGATCACGGGACGTCCTGGCTGTTCTCGACGCAGTGGGTGTGGAGCGGGCGGCTATCTTCGCCGCAACCCTGGCGACGCCTCTGGCCTGCTTCTTCGCAGCCGCCCACTCCAGCCGGACGGCCAGCCTGGTGCTGCTGGATGGACTGTACTCGCCCCCGGAGGGCGCGGAGGCCGAGAGGGTCCAGGCCATAATCGAATCCGTTCCCGAGAAGTGGTCGACGATCGACTACGGGCGCGACCGGATGCGAGAGCTGGCGGAAAGAGAGTTCTTCGCCTACTACCGGCGCATGTCGGTGGCGCCCGGAGCCGCGCAGGGAATGTTCCGCGCCACCATGACGATGGACGTCCGGCATCTTCTGCCGGCGATACACGTACCTACGCTCGTTCTCGTCCACACGCGCAACCCTTCTTCTCCGATAGAGCACTCGGTTCTGGCCGCGGAACAGATCCCGCAGGCTCGCATGGTGGAGCTGGAGACGGACGGCTTCAGCTGGGGTTCGTCCGACCAGATGGAGATCCTGGATGAAGTCGAGGAGTTCCTCACGGGTGTCCGCCGGGGACCCGAACCCGACAGGGTTCTCGCGACGGTCCTGTTCACGGACGTCGTTGCGTCCACTGAGCGAGTGGCGAACATCGGGGACCGCGCCTGGACGCATCTTCTGGCGACGCACGAGGCCTTGGTCCGGGACCACGTGGATAAGTTCCAGGGGCGAGTGGTGGACGTCCGCGGAGAGGAGTCTCTTTCAATGTTCGACGGGCCCGGCCGCGGCATTCGATGCGCGCACGCCATCCGTGACGCGCTGTCCGGGATGGACGTGGACATCCGAGCCGGACTGCACACCGGGGAGGTGGAGCTCGTGGGTAGTCAGGTGGCGGGAATGGCCGTGCACATCGGCGCCCGCGTGGCGGCTCTCGCGGGGCCCGGGGAGGTGCTGGTCTCCACGACCGTAAAGGACCTGGTGATCGGATCCGGAATCGAGTTTGAAGACCGGGGGCCCCACGAGCTCAAAGGCGTCCCCGGCGAATGGCGGATATACGCCGTTGCCTGACACCTCCATGGGCCGACGTGGTTCGCCTGTTGCCTTCGTTCTCGGGGGCGGGGGCCACAACGGCGCCTATGAAGTGGGGATGCTCCAAGCCCTGCTGGAGCACGGCGTACGCCCGGACCTGGTGGTGGGCACCTCCGTGGGAGCCCTGAACGGAGCCGCGGTAGCGTCGGACCCCAGCCTGGAGATGGTCCAGCGCTTGCGCGATGCGTGGGTCAGCGTGGCCCAGCAGGGAGTCTTCGGGGGCTCAATCTTCTCGGGTGCGGCGCACTTCGTACGCAACCGAACGCACCTGCACCCGA
Above is a genomic segment from Actinomycetota bacterium containing:
- a CDS encoding aldehyde dehydrogenase family protein — encoded protein: MKVHDKLYIDGAWVESTGTGTIDVVNASTEEVMGRIPEGTHEDVDKAVGAAKAAFESWSQTSVEDRAKYLQALQEGLTSRLDEIATTIASEVGMPLHLSSMIQVGLPIMVSGSIAQIVTEFPFEETIANSQVVREPVGVVGCITPWNYPLHQIVAKVAPALAAGCTVVVKPSEVAPLNAFILADILDNAGLPAGVFNLVTGTGPVVGEAIAAHPDVDMVSFTGSTRAGKRVSEVAAGTVKRVALELGGKSPNVILDDADLEKAVKAGVSNAYLNSGQTCTALTRMLVPRDRHDEAATIAKAAAEKMTIGDPLGGEAKLGPLVSEAQRDRVLEFIRKGVEEGATLVTGSADAPEELAKGYYVRPTVFSNVRGDMTIAQEEIFGPVLSIMPYDDEQDAIRIANDTIYGLAAAVWSSDPERAKRVARQIRAGQVDINGGSFNPLAPFGGYKQSGHGRELGRFGLEEFLETKSLQL
- a CDS encoding flavodoxin family protein, with protein sequence MLNCTLKRSPDESNTEALMSKVADWLRGLDVAVEVLRVVDYRIPAGVTSDEGEGDEWPLILDKIKAADILVIGTPIWFGHRSSVCQLVMERLDGTYSETNDRGQYPLYNKVGGVVVTGNEDGAHSAAESTLFNLSHLGCTIPPNADTYWVGEAGPGPSYIEAGQDLEYTQRTTRWMSHNLVHLARMLKRSPIPAEGNTRDKETEHAPHRRTRPEAE
- a CDS encoding adenylate/guanylate cyclase domain-containing protein, which translates into the protein MNAPEVRYAKAGDIYIAYQVVGEGPIDLVFMPNWFSNLEVFWQSPRIENWFRRMAGFCRLILFDQRGTGLSDPVAIQDLILLEERSRDVLAVLDAVGVERAAIFAATLATPLACFFAAAHSSRTASLVLLDGLYSPPEGAEAERVQAIIESVPEKWSTIDYGRDRMRELAEREFFAYYRRMSVAPGAAQGMFRATMTMDVRHLLPAIHVPTLVLVHTRNPSSPIEHSVLAAEQIPQARMVELETDGFSWGSSDQMEILDEVEEFLTGVRRGPEPDRVLATVLFTDVVASTERVANIGDRAWTHLLATHEALVRDHVDKFQGRVVDVRGEESLSMFDGPGRGIRCAHAIRDALSGMDVDIRAGLHTGEVELVGSQVAGMAVHIGARVAALAGPGEVLVSTTVKDLVIGSGIEFEDRGPHELKGVPGEWRIYAVA